ttttggatgcagtCGTTGTTTCGCTACGATACGAGGCACTGTCTCATAGAGGGTCAACTAGGCCTGGACGCCCCAGGTCTGGAGAAATATTCGTCTGAAGGACTGGTAGCCACACTGTTAGAAGAGGAATCAACCCTCGTCCTGTCACGGAGAAAGGACCTCCTTGTGTCTCTCATTCCCTTCTGTCACCTTCACTGTTCCCTGCAGGATGAGAGATGAGATTCGTTAGGTCACAAGTGACACTTTGGCATTTCAGTTAATAGTGCTTTCTTTTCACAGAACGTTATCCATTCCATGTGTTTTAgcagggttccatttggatCTTTAAGccaaatgtgtttaataaacatttgccaaaaataCACAGTTAAAAGGcttgtataaaatgtatttgcctcCAACATTTCAGTATAAAAATCAGTATCCGTGATACGTGTTGTAAAATACTctgagtaaataaaaaaacactaaaacaaacaTGACTGAAAATCGGGCTACGAGTTAGCATCGGAACAGCCGTAGTGGGCCGTGCTTCGTCTCCTACCACAGTACCGCGCCACATCAGCAGTCTTCAACTGGACTGACCTCCAGCCGGGTTCGTGTCTGGGTTCGGGACGTGTGTGATGGAGAAGCGGGACGGGGACACACTGAAACGGGAGAACTGGGACGCCGCCGCTACCGGCTTGTCGTCATGAGCCTTGGTGGCGGGGGGCGGGACGGAGACGGGGGCTGGGACGTTGGGCGGGGACTCTGGTGTAGATGGGCTGGACAACGGGCTGGTCATCAGCGGGATGTCATCATCCCAGTCAAAACCTCCCCCTGTTTAAACAGACAGACGCTGGTAAACCACGCGCACATAGCTGAGGcagtcaaaataaaatgaaatatgccGGAAATATAGTACCAGTCGTTGGTTCGGAGGCACCTCCTTGTTCAAGGGTATTTGtctagttttactattttccacattgtggaataataatgaagacatcatcacatatggaatcatgcagtaaccaaaagtgttaaacaaattcatttatattttaatccCAAACCATCTCTCAAGGGTTGAGGCTGAGAAGTAAATTTGATCAAGTACAAATAGGCCTCTGTTGATACAACTGAGTAACTGGGTCAATAGAGATGTTGATCTGCTGAAGGGATATCGGTTTGACCTGACTAATGCCATTGTATATGTTCTTTTAAGATACAATCCTGTAGAGCCTCTTGTCTTCAAACGATAAGTGACAATGGACATTTAGTCCCAGGGGGTTGACTCGCATCCTAAGGATTTTACCATGGGAAGTACATTTAGAGAGCAAGTAGCCTGTAGCATTCAGTTGCGACGGTTGCTTCCTGTGTATATGCTGTATTAATGAAGGTTTCCTTTGGTTAGTCAGACTTCTCTTCTTCATTTGtggacatttccacaacaaggtcaggtgattgtggaggccaggtcgtTTAaggcagcactccatcactctctcctcaaacacattaagaagaaaaactccacaaatgtacttttaacAAGGCCAAAATGTATTCCAGTTGACTACCTCTAatgctggttgagagaatgcaaagagtgtgaaAAGCTGCCATTGAGGCAAAGGGGGGCTACTttgaatctacaatatgaaatgtattttcatctgattaacacttttttggttactacattccatgtgttatttcatagtttggatATCTTCACTATTAATATACAATGTAGAAATTAGTACAGCTAAAGAAATACCATTGAATTAGTAGGTGTCCAACCCttcactggtactgtatatgagTCCCCAAAGGATTCATACTTGAACTAACACTCTTTGCTTCTAGTTCTACTGTTGCATCATCTTCAAATGTCTACCTTCTTCTGACATGTTGCCGTCTGAGTCCTCTGAGGCATGTGGTGCCCGCTTCAGGGAGTGTTGGTCGGGGTGGAGGTGGTGACCCATGGTGGGGTGGGAGTGCAGGTCCGATCGGAAGGTTCCCGCACCCGAGGCCTGGCCGCTGTGCTCTGCACCCGGGGGAAACGTGAAATCTGCCAATTCTCCTGTGGGGCTCTCCTGGTGGTCAGAGAGAGGCAGATTATCTGTACTGAGACGTTTGTCCTTGAATAATGAGAAGAGAATTGGTCAGCATACAAGTATGTATTGTTAGGGCCAGAAATGCACTACTTTAAAATGATTTCCAATTTTTTACATTGTCAGAAATTGAGAAACTTTTAGTTTCAATATTACATTATTGATGCTGTACAaattacagaatacatttgtcTTACTGAAAGTCTGTTATCATTCTTTAGAGAAAAAACAAATGGCTTGGACAATGTTATTGGCACTAATATTCAGTTTCACATCCTTTGGGAAAGATAATTAGACTTAAACAGTTTTTGTAAACATCAGTAAGCTTCTTGTACTTGATCTGTACTGGGAACTTGGTCAACTCTGCAGCTGGAAACCGCTCAAGTTCTGCACATTTTCAGGGGTGCGATCCTATCACAGCAGCATGGGAAATTACTGACCTGGTCAAAGAGGAATACTGTGACATCATCAAAGAAGGACACAGCTTTCTTCTTGCTCTCCAGCTCATCGCAGAATGACTGCGTGAGGAGCGTGGGCATCTTCAGGAGACTACGCAGATGTCTGGCCCCGCTATGGTCGCTAACCACCACCGGGACCCCCATCACCTAGTCAAGTCAAATGTGTTGTAAATGAGTGTGTTTTACAGGGGCCCGAGAAATGTTACACCACTTTCACGGACATGGCAATAACACACCTGATTTTGCTAATCAAAAGGCTTTAAAAGTCAATTATTTGAGTCAAGGGTGTTAGCGCTTGGCTAAACGCAAAAAAGTTAACAGCTGGTACAACACTCTGGGTCCTCATCGTATCGAAATGGGGAAAAACTTGGTTTACGACATTGTGTGGTGTGCATGTTGTGctctttcaaataaaaatgtatactaaATCCTTCAGAGTTTCTTGTTTGTCTCAGTTGCTACCTTAAGATGCACTACCCGAGAGTCAATTCTGTAGAGACAAGAGGAAAGGGGAATGGGACATGGAAAtacctcctcctcactgtctTCCTCACTCAGCGCCTCTTGCAGGTTGTAGCTCCGCAGCTCCTCATCGGACTCACTGTCATCCGATTCCTCATCCTCGCCCTCTGTTAGAGGAGCTCGCCTCTCCACctcccggcacagctcctggaGGGACGGTGAGCAGGAGAGGAGTGacggggaggaggagaggcccATGGTACTGTTCGGGCATCCGCTGTATCCCGCCTCTGAGCCACTACAGTcgtcctccaccccctcctctaTCTCCTCAAAGTCCTCCTCTTCTCCGCCTCTCCCCTCTTCTTCGCCATCCTCGTCGACGTGATTGAACTCGGGCATGTCCTCTTCCTCCGTGgacacctcctctccctccccctcctccctctccttctccacctccttTCTGTAGTCGATGGGGGAGTCGGAGCCCAGGGACTGGATTGGGGAGTAGTCGTCCTCCGCGGCCCGGTTTCGGTTGTTCTGATCGGAGGGTCGGCCTGAAGCCTCCAGTACTGCGGACGACCCCTCCGACGCGGCGGCGGAGCTGCACTCGGACGCTGGCTCCTCACCGCTGTGCTCGGAGTCCAGGCCTACGGCTTCGTCGGGGGCTGACTCTTTGGCCAGGCAGCCCCCCATCTGAGGGGGGAACGGGGCCAGGATGGAGAGGCCAGGGCCGGAAGTAGGTGTGGGGGAAGGCTCGGGACCTGTGGCGATGTCGAACACAACCACTCCGCTAGCGTTTGGCCTTAGGTCAATCCCTACCTGGGATTGACGTTCATCTCTCCGCAAAGACCTGGATCTCTGTCGCCCCACAAAGTCCTTCTCGCCACCTGGACTGACGAAGAAGCTACTTTGCTCGTCCTGCAGACTCTTCTCGTTCTCCGCGTCATAGTCGGAGAAGTATGCAGAGTCCCTGTTTTTGTCGCCGAGTGCCTTCACGTGCAGCTCAGCGCCaacggagcaggaagcggtcaTAGACACTCCGACCCCATCACCTAGGTCAACCTGTTGAAGGACCATTTCCTGCCCCCTCTCGTCCGACCTCAGGTTCCCACCGCCGATGGCCGGCCGGCTTCCTCCGAGGACCGGGTTGTGGTGGTTTCCTTCCGAGTCCAGTAGGAATTCCGCGTTACCGCTTCCCTCCTTTAACATGAACTCTGGGCTTTCGTTGTTCTCTGTGTCGTAACCACTGTCGAGGGACTTaggaaggagggatgaggagtTGAAAGAGGAGTTGAGAGAGGAGAAGGTGTGGAGGAAGACTTCACCGGGGCTGAAGGCCTCACAGGGACTGGCGCCAGTAACCGACGACAACGGCGACAACATGTTCAGGGTGTCCACCGACTCGGGTGTTCCCCTAAGGTTCCGGGTAGGGCACTCGCCATGGTGATGGTGGGCGGGGCTTAGCTCATCGCCGACGGCGTCATCGATGTTTTCCAGGGAGAAATCCGCAAAGATTCCTGAAGTGACGTCGGTGATGTCGTCGTCCTCGTAGTCATAGCTACAGTCGCTGACGTCGGCTTGGCCGAGGCTGGAGAGTTTGGCCATCTCCAACCCACTGTCCAGCCCTTGGCTCGCCTCCAAAAGGGACCCAACTGGCTCCAGCAAAATCCCCTCTGGGTGGCCCAAACCCAGGTCCACCGTACTCTCCAGCACACCGCCAGCCATTACTCCCACTGGACCTCGAATTTCTTTAACGTGCGAAGTTCTCTCCCAAACATTACCCCTCTGTTTTTCCGTGAGGACGACCTTAGGTGCGAGGCCTGAGTGTGAGTAAGGCTCCATGTAAGTGGTAGGGGATCGGATGTAGCCCAATTCAGGGATGCTTTTTGGCTGAGAGAAAAGCCTCTCTCCAGTGAACGCAGCAGGGGTTGGTCCGTGTCCCTCAGCAGACACCGTAGTTACAGTTTTGGTGGTGGGGATGGCACCCTTGAAGTAAAAATTCTTGACAACTGAAGAGCTGGAGAGTGAATCAAAAGCAGAGGATTGGGTGACGGGAACACCTCTTAGATGGTCTACGGTAGAGGGTTGGGTGACAGGAACACCTCTTAGATGGTCTACGGTAGAGGGTTGGGTGACAGCAGGCCTGTCTGACACAGCTTTATCTTTAGCTGTGTGGCACAGGTGAATAGAAATATTGCCGCTACCACTCTCACTGGCTCTAGTCGAAGAAGAAAAGccaccactctctctccctgtagctTCCATATAGCTAAACGTTTCTGAGCCTCGTTTGAATACGTTCTGACTGTTAGCCACGCTAGCAGGCCACGGGTCCGTTGTGTTAGCAGCGGGGGTGGCATTGGTGTTGATGTATTGGAAGTCCAGGTAGCTGTCCTGCGATTGGACCGTCTGCCTAAGGTCAAACGACATGCTGTTGTTATTGGCCGAGCGGTTGGAGGTCCAGTTGGTGGCTTCTCGCTCAGAGAAGAGGCCGTCACC
This is a stretch of genomic DNA from Esox lucius isolate fEsoLuc1 chromosome 11, fEsoLuc1.pri, whole genome shotgun sequence. It encodes these proteins:
- the aatka gene encoding serine/threonine-protein kinase LMTK1 isoform X4, whose amino-acid sequence is MHFLEEAKPYRTLQHSALLQSLAQCSEVTPYLLVMEFCPLGDVKSYLRSCRAADAVIPDPLTLQRMACEIASGLLHLHKYNFIHSDLALRNCLLTSEMTVKIGDYGLSHSRYKDDYFVTPDQIWVPLRWIAPELIDEVHGNLLVVDQTKDSNVWSLGVTIWELFELGNQPYRHYTDRQVLTYAVKEQQLKLTRPRIRGPLAERWYEVMQFCWLQPEQRPNSEEVHLLLTYLCAKGANEAKEDFEQRWNSLRPNLTGSSSPSHAAPAPQSAASPVPARTPSPGDVEPASASRNSFPLLEQFSQDGFHSDGGGDDILTVTQTSRGGLNFEYKWEQARAEKPYCSSSTSGPLGQGNPHYQDIYYPVGNASTSGNCRAERSGLALGVSPSYYEPDRSGSGVGVVPVLSAHSPSVGSEYYIRIEEPAECNIHLDDSSVDYSPGLEAEDGSLSSGSNTPKPLAQTRAEPSAYWSAASAANGDKRGAYDSDDSPGVSLTMEPLLRQGAGTASPVELGQSRRYFSPNQSEAFRCEESPIAETSCRSEEDTPVASQRDQRQPMGRLETPLGVGSHAQCLSSPSLGHCDPYLESNKGLTTSARRTVSEGYYDMIGPLRKTLPMGNHISIDIDTGNGGLLVGGRMSGDSDAGEVDDGDGLFSEREATNWTSNRSANNNSMSFDLRQTVQSQDSYLDFQYINTNATPAANTTDPWPASVANSQNVFKRGSETFSYMEATGRESGGFSSSTRASESGSGNISIHLCHTAKDKAVSDRPAVTQPSTVDHLRGVPVTQPSTVDHLRGVPVTQSSAFDSLSSSSVVKNFYFKGAIPTTKTVTTVSAEGHGPTPAAFTGERLFSQPKSIPELGYIRSPTTYMEPYSHSGLAPKVVLTEKQRGNVWERTSHVKEIRGPVGVMAGGVLESTVDLGLGHPEGILLEPVGSLLEASQGLDSGLEMAKLSSLGQADVSDCSYDYEDDDITDVTSGIFADFSLENIDDAVGDELSPAHHHHGECPTRNLRGTPESVDTLNMLSPLSSVTGASPCEAFSPGEVFLHTFSSLNSSFNSSSLLPKSLDSGYDTENNESPEFMLKEGSGNAEFLLDSEGNHHNPVLGGSRPAIGGGNLRSDERGQEMVLQQVDLGDGVGVSMTASCSVGAELHVKALGDKNRDSAYFSDYDAENEKSLQDEQSSFFVSPGGEKDFVGRQRSRSLRRDERQSQVGIDLRPNASGVVVFDIATGPEPSPTPTSGPGLSILAPFPPQMGGCLAKESAPDEAVGLDSEHSGEEPASECSSAAASEGSSAVLEASGRPSDQNNRNRAAEDDYSPIQSLGSDSPIDYRKEVEKEREEGEGEEVSTEEEDMPEFNHVDEDGEEEGRGGEEEDFEEIEEGVEDDCSGSEAGYSGCPNSTMGLSSSPSLLSCSPSLQELCREVERRAPLTEGEDEESDDSESDEELRSYNLQEALSEEDSEEEVMGVPVVVSDHSGARHLRSLLKMPTLLTQSFCDELESKKKAVSFFDDVTVFLFDQESPTGELADFTFPPGAEHSGQASGAGTFRSDLHSHPTMGHHLHPDQHSLKRAPHASEDSDGNMSEEGGGFDWDDDIPLMTSPLSSPSTPESPPNVPAPVSVPPPATKAHDDKPVAAASQFSRFSVSPSRFSITHVPNPDTNPAGGNSEGDRRE
- the aatka gene encoding serine/threonine-protein kinase LMTK1 isoform X3, with translation MRIRQVQLLKSSDLGRHSLLYLKEIGHGWFGKVLLGEVNVGLSTTQVVVKELKASASVQDQMHFLEEAKPYRTLQHSALLQSLAQCSEVTPYLLVMEFCPLGDVKSYLRSCRAADAVIPDPLTLQRMACEIASGLLHLHKYNFIHSDLALRNCLLTSEMTVKIGDYGLSHSRYKDDYFVTPDQIWVPLRWIAPELIDEVHGNLLVVDQTKDSNVWSLGVTIWELFELGNQPYRHYTDRQVLTYAVKEQQLKLTRPRIRGPLAERWYEVMQFCWLQPEQRPNSEEVHLLLTYLCAKGANEAKEDFEQRWNSLRPNLTGSSSPSHAAPAPQSAASPVPARTPSPGDVEPASASRNSFPLLEQFSQDGFHSDGGGDDILTVTQTSRGGLNFEYKWEQARAEKPYCSSSTSGPLGQGNPHYQDIYYPVGNASTSGNCRAERSGLALGVSPSYYEPDRSGSGVGVVPVLSAHSPSVGSEYYIRIEEPAECNIHLDDSSVDYSPGLEAEDGSLSSGSNTPKPLAQTRAEPSAYWSAASAANGDKRGAYDSDDSPGVSLTMEPLLRQGAGTASPVELGQSRRYFSPNQSEAFRCEESPIAETSCRSEEDTPVASQRDQRQPMGRLETPLGVGSHAQCLSSPSLGHCDPYLESNKGLTTSARRTVSEGYYDMIGPLRKTLPMGNHISIDIDTGNGGLLVGGRMSGDSDAGEVDDGDGLFSEREATNWTSNRSANNNSMSFDLRQTVQSQDSYLDFQYINTNATPAANTTDPWPASVANSQNVFKRGSETFSYMEATGRESGGFSSSTRASESGSGNISIHLCHTAKDKAVSDRPAVTQPSTVDHLRGVPVTQPSTVDHLRGVPVTQSSAFDSLSSSSVVKNFYFKGAIPTTKTVTTVSAEGHGPTPAAFTGERLFSQPKSIPELGYIRSPTTYMEPYSHSGLAPKVVLTEKQRGNVWERTSHVKEIRGPVGVMAGGVLESTVDLGLGHPEGILLEPVGSLLEASQGLDSGLEMAKLSSLGQADVSDCSYDYEDDDITDVTSGIFADFSLENIDDAVGDELSPAHHHHGECPTRNLRGTPESVDTLNMLSPLSSVTGASPCEAFSPGEVFLHTFSSLNSSFNSSSLLPKSLDSGYDTENNESPEFMLKEGSGNAEFLLDSEGNHHNPVLGGSRPAIGGGNLRSDERGQEMVLQQVDLGDGVGVSMTASCSVGAELHVKALGDKNRDSAYFSDYDAENEKSLQDEQSSFFVSPGGEKDFVGRQRSRSLRRDERQSQVGIDLRPNASGVVVFDIATGPEPSPTPTSGPGLSILAPFPPQMGGCLAKESAPDEAVGLDSEHSGEEPASECSSAAASEGSSAVLEASGRPSDQNNRNRAAEDDYSPIQSLGSDSPIDYRKEVEKEREEGEGEEVSTEEEDMPEFNHVDEDGEEEGRGGEEEDFEEIEEGVEDDCSGSEAGYSGCPNSTMGLSSSPSLLSCSPSLQELCREVERRAPLTEGEDEESDDSESDEELRSYNLQEALSEEDSEEEVMGVPVVVSDHSGARHLRSLLKMPTLLTQSFCDELESKKKAVSFFDDVTVFLFDQESPTGELADFTFPPGAEHSGQASGAGTFRSDLHSHPTMGHHLHPDQHSLKRAPHASEDSDGNMSEEGGGFDWDDDIPLMTSPLSSPSTPESPPNVPAPVSVPPPATKAHDDKPVAAASQFSRFSVSPSRFSITHVPNPDTNPAGGNSEGDRRE
- the aatka gene encoding serine/threonine-protein kinase LMTK1 isoform X2, with the protein product MFVALSVMVMSSAFFNPSFAFSSHFDSGGAPLSELSWPSSLAVVAVSFSGLFTFVFLMLACLCCKKGDIGFKEFDNTEGEEYHADLSTLASPSSQNGPEVYVLPLTEVSLPVSKQPGPSIQLLKSSDLGRHSLLYLKEIGHGWFGKVLLGEVNVGLSTTQVVVKELKASASVQDQMHFLEEAKPYRTLQHSALLQSLAQCSEVTPYLLVMEFCPLGDVKSYLRSCRAADAVIPDPLTLQRMACEIASGLLHLHKYNFIHSDLALRNCLLTSEMTVKIGDYGLSHSRYKDDYFVTPDQIWVPLRWIAPELIDEVHGNLLVVDQTKDSNVWSLGVTIWELFELGNQPYRHYTDRQVLTYAVKEQQLKLTRPRIRGPLAERWYEVMQFCWLQPEQRPNSEEVHLLLTYLCAKGANEAKEDFEQRWNSLRPNLTGSSSPSHAAPAPQSAASPVPARTPSPGDVEPASASRNSFPLLEQFSQDGFHSDGGGDDILTVTQTSRGGLNFEYKWEQARAEKPYCSSSTSGPLGQGNPHYQDIYYPVGNASTSGNCRAERSGLALGVSPSYYEPDRSGSGVGVVPVLSAHSPSVGSEYYIRIEEPAECNIHLDDSSVDYSPGLEAEDGSLSSGSNTPKPLAQTRAEPSAYWSAASAANGDKRGAYDSDDSPGVSLTMEPLLRQGAGTASPVELGQSRRYFSPNQSEAFRCEESPIAETSCRSEEDTPVASQRDQRQPMGRLETPLGVGSHAQCLSSPSLGHCDPYLESNKGLTTSARRTVSEGYYDMIGPLRKTLPMGNHISIDIDTGNGGLLVGGRMSGDSDAGEVDDGDGLFSEREATNWTSNRSANNNSMSFDLRQTVQSQDSYLDFQYINTNATPAANTTDPWPASVANSQNVFKRGSETFSYMEATGRESGGFSSSTRASESGSGNISIHLCHTAKDKAVSDRPAVTQPSTVDHLRGVPVTQPSTVDHLRGVPVTQSSAFDSLSSSSVVKNFYFKGAIPTTKTVTTVSAEGHGPTPAAFTGERLFSQPKSIPELGYIRSPTTYMEPYSHSGLAPKVVLTEKQRGNVWERTSHVKEIRGPVGVMAGGVLESTVDLGLGHPEGILLEPVGSLLEASQGLDSGLEMAKLSSLGQADVSDCSYDYEDDDITDVTSGIFADFSLENIDDAVGDELSPAHHHHGECPTRNLRGTPESVDTLNMLSPLSSVTGASPCEAFSPGEVFLHTFSSLNSSFNSSSLLPKSLDSGYDTENNESPEFMLKEGSGNAEFLLDSEGNHHNPVLGGSRPAIGGGNLRSDERGQEMVLQQVDLGDGVGVSMTASCSVGAELHVKALGDKNRDSAYFSDYDAENEKSLQDEQSSFFVSPGGEKDFVGRQRSRSLRRDERQSQVGIDLRPNASGVVVFDIATGPEPSPTPTSGPGLSILAPFPPQMGGCLAKESAPDEAVGLDSEHSGEEPASECSSAAASEGSSAVLEASGRPSDQNNRNRAAEDDYSPIQSLGSDSPIDYRKEVEKEREEGEGEEVSTEEEDMPEFNHVDEDGEEEGRGGEEEDFEEIEEGVEDDCSGSEAGYSGCPNSTMGLSSSPSLLSCSPSLQELCREVERRAPLTEGEDEESDDSESDEELRSYNLQEALSEEDSEEEVMGVPVVVSDHSGARHLRSLLKMPTLLTQSFCDELESKKKAVSFFDDVTVFLFDQESPTGELADFTFPPGAEHSGQASGAGTFRSDLHSHPTMGHHLHPDQHSLKRAPHASEDSDGNMSEEGGGFDWDDDIPLMTSPLSSPSTPESPPNVPAPVSVPPPATKAHDDKPVAAASQFSRFSVSPSRFSITHVPNPDTNPAGGQSS
- the aatka gene encoding serine/threonine-protein kinase LMTK1 isoform X1, whose product is MFVALSVMVMSSAFFNPSFAFSSHFDSGGAPLSELSWPSSLAVVAVSFSGLFTFVFLMLACLCCKKGDIGFKEFDNTEGEEYHADLSTLASPSSQNGPEVYVLPLTEVSLPVSKQPGPSIQLLKSSDLGRHSLLYLKEIGHGWFGKVLLGEVNVGLSTTQVVVKELKASASVQDQMHFLEEAKPYRTLQHSALLQSLAQCSEVTPYLLVMEFCPLGDVKSYLRSCRAADAVIPDPLTLQRMACEIASGLLHLHKYNFIHSDLALRNCLLTSEMTVKIGDYGLSHSRYKDDYFVTPDQIWVPLRWIAPELIDEVHGNLLVVDQTKDSNVWSLGVTIWELFELGNQPYRHYTDRQVLTYAVKEQQLKLTRPRIRGPLAERWYEVMQFCWLQPEQRPNSEEVHLLLTYLCAKGANEAKEDFEQRWNSLRPNLTGSSSPSHAAPAPQSAASPVPARTPSPGDVEPASASRNSFPLLEQFSQDGFHSDGGGDDILTVTQTSRGGLNFEYKWEQARAEKPYCSSSTSGPLGQGNPHYQDIYYPVGNASTSGNCRAERSGLALGVSPSYYEPDRSGSGVGVVPVLSAHSPSVGSEYYIRIEEPAECNIHLDDSSVDYSPGLEAEDGSLSSGSNTPKPLAQTRAEPSAYWSAASAANGDKRGAYDSDDSPGVSLTMEPLLRQGAGTASPVELGQSRRYFSPNQSEAFRCEESPIAETSCRSEEDTPVASQRDQRQPMGRLETPLGVGSHAQCLSSPSLGHCDPYLESNKGLTTSARRTVSEGYYDMIGPLRKTLPMGNHISIDIDTGNGGLLVGGRMSGDSDAGEVDDGDGLFSEREATNWTSNRSANNNSMSFDLRQTVQSQDSYLDFQYINTNATPAANTTDPWPASVANSQNVFKRGSETFSYMEATGRESGGFSSSTRASESGSGNISIHLCHTAKDKAVSDRPAVTQPSTVDHLRGVPVTQPSTVDHLRGVPVTQSSAFDSLSSSSVVKNFYFKGAIPTTKTVTTVSAEGHGPTPAAFTGERLFSQPKSIPELGYIRSPTTYMEPYSHSGLAPKVVLTEKQRGNVWERTSHVKEIRGPVGVMAGGVLESTVDLGLGHPEGILLEPVGSLLEASQGLDSGLEMAKLSSLGQADVSDCSYDYEDDDITDVTSGIFADFSLENIDDAVGDELSPAHHHHGECPTRNLRGTPESVDTLNMLSPLSSVTGASPCEAFSPGEVFLHTFSSLNSSFNSSSLLPKSLDSGYDTENNESPEFMLKEGSGNAEFLLDSEGNHHNPVLGGSRPAIGGGNLRSDERGQEMVLQQVDLGDGVGVSMTASCSVGAELHVKALGDKNRDSAYFSDYDAENEKSLQDEQSSFFVSPGGEKDFVGRQRSRSLRRDERQSQVGIDLRPNASGVVVFDIATGPEPSPTPTSGPGLSILAPFPPQMGGCLAKESAPDEAVGLDSEHSGEEPASECSSAAASEGSSAVLEASGRPSDQNNRNRAAEDDYSPIQSLGSDSPIDYRKEVEKEREEGEGEEVSTEEEDMPEFNHVDEDGEEEGRGGEEEDFEEIEEGVEDDCSGSEAGYSGCPNSTMGLSSSPSLLSCSPSLQELCREVERRAPLTEGEDEESDDSESDEELRSYNLQEALSEEDSEEEVMGVPVVVSDHSGARHLRSLLKMPTLLTQSFCDELESKKKAVSFFDDVTVFLFDQESPTGELADFTFPPGAEHSGQASGAGTFRSDLHSHPTMGHHLHPDQHSLKRAPHASEDSDGNMSEEGGGFDWDDDIPLMTSPLSSPSTPESPPNVPAPVSVPPPATKAHDDKPVAAASQFSRFSVSPSRFSITHVPNPDTNPAGGNSEGDRRE